The Pristiophorus japonicus isolate sPriJap1 chromosome 31, sPriJap1.hap1, whole genome shotgun sequence genome has a segment encoding these proteins:
- the LOC139240338 gene encoding free fatty acid receptor 3-like: protein MINLGISDSLFIAFLPIKMAESARGGAWTLPAVYCPIYLIFHFGSIYASVLFLTALSVGRYLSVAFPIRYQMYKRPRYSCAVSLGLWILVASHVSFIFLVEAAGGGGQGGAANASVCYGNFTGAQLDLVVSLRLELCVVLFLLPLAVTTCSYLGCARALGRSQLPRRKRNKALRVAAATLFLYVACFAPYNLSHLVGYARHENVAWRHDVLLLSAANAFLDPLVFFCSSSALQRAAKVRWHGARQWTGARKERLTRFWHSAISREKGPGVDLPRPASPSP, encoded by the coding sequence ATGATCAACCTTGGCATCTCCGACTCGCTGTTCATCGCCTTCCTGCCCATCAAGATGGCGGAGTCAGCGCGGGGGGGCGCCTGGACGCTGCCCGCGGTCTACTGCCCCATCTACCTCATCTTCCACTTCGGCAGCATCTATGCCAGCGTGCTGTTCCTCACGGCGCTCAGCGTGGGGCGCTACCTGAGCGTGGCATTCCCGATCCGGTACCAGATGTACAAGCGACCTCGCTACTCATGCGCAGTGAGCCTCGGGCTGTGGATCCTGGTGGCCAGTCACGTGTCCTTCATCTTCCTGGTGGAGGCAGCGGGGGGCGGCGGGCAGGGCGGAGCGGCCAACGCCTCGGTCTGCTACGGGAACTTCACCGGCGCCCAGCTGGACCTGGTGGTGTCCCTGCGGCTGGAGCTGTGCGTGGTCCTCTTCCTGTTGCCCCTGGCCGTCACCACCTGCTCCTACCTGGGCTGTGCCCGCGCTCTCGGACGCAGCCAGCTGCCGCGGCGCAAGAGGAACAAGGCCCTGAGGGTGGCCGCCGCCACCCTCTTCCTCTACGTGGCCTGCTTCGCGCCCTACAACCTCTCCCACCTGGTGGGCTACGCCCGCCACGAGAACGTGGCCTGGCGCCACGACGTGTTGCTGCTGAGCGCCGCCAACGCCTTCCTGGACCCCCTGGTCTTCTTCTGCTCCTCCTCCGCCCTCCAGCGAGCCGCCAAGGTGCGGTGGCATGGCGCCCGGCAGTGGACCGGGGCCCGTAAGGAGCGCTTGACCCGCTTCTGGCACAGCGCGATCTCGCGCGAGAAAGGTCCGGGCGTGGACCTCCCTCGGCCTGCATCTCCGTCTCCCTGA